The following proteins are co-located in the Mesotoga sp. UBA6090 genome:
- a CDS encoding cation-translocating P-type ATPase, with translation MQKSSENTKWYKLSVEETLQNLDSSKQGISSEEATERLSKFGPNELPKKKPVTILQIVLSQFKDPLIYILLIAGFISIVIGEPDDAIFILAVVILNAILGTTQEYKAEKSAEALLNIMKEESRVIRNGETRKVNSKELVPGDIILAESGDRLSADIRLIETNNLSCDESFLTGESTTVEKNTDQLDEDLEIGDRKNLAFAGSTVITGRAKGVVIATGRNTEIGKIAEVVTGAEQGKAPLVIRMEKFTRRIAYIVLVAAAGFALIRLLQGYPLSDVFFLAVALSVSAIPEGLPVALTVALSVATSRMAKRNVIVRKLEAVESLGSCTVIASDKTGTLTVNQQTARLVKLASGKEYEITGEGYNDEGQFQGIDHEIPKALKELIKISVVANEGTLEKTNDQWHQSGDAMDVALLSMAYKSRLSPKSLREETRVLREVPYESENRYSAAFYEEEGRTICAMKGATETILVKCKTMLNDNGGNDKLDSKAIEAKALSLAEDGYRVLAFASGKVENEDVEIEEINDLVFIGLVGFIDPLRAEVKDAVRESQEAGVRVIMITGDHPSTALAIAKELKIIAANDKVVTGKDLENAGDHEGKEFTDLCLSSTVFARVSPVQKLHIVEALKREGHFVAVTGDGVNDAPALQRANIGVAMGSGTDVAKDTGSIIITDDNFASIVSGIEEGRFAFANVRKVIYLLISTGAAELLLFVLAVLFNVPLPLVAVQILWLNLVTNGIQDVALAFEKGEPGVMRKPPRRTDQGIFDRLMIGETILSGFSMGLIAFVAWMVLLASGMEEGYARNLLLLLLVLMQNVHVFNCRSETESAFRVPLSRNYILIFGVFAAHGLHLLAMNTSLFQNLLGVSPVSISQWLILLACATPLLIVMELFKAFQRKKTHN, from the coding sequence ATGCAGAAGAGTTCTGAGAACACAAAATGGTATAAGCTTTCGGTAGAAGAAACACTCCAGAATTTGGACAGTTCGAAGCAGGGAATCTCATCAGAAGAAGCGACAGAGAGGTTAAGTAAGTTCGGCCCAAATGAACTTCCGAAGAAGAAACCCGTCACTATTCTGCAGATAGTTCTCTCACAGTTCAAGGATCCCTTGATCTACATTCTTCTAATTGCCGGCTTCATTTCCATAGTAATTGGCGAACCCGATGATGCTATCTTCATACTTGCTGTTGTGATCTTGAATGCAATACTCGGAACAACTCAAGAATACAAGGCCGAGAAGAGCGCTGAGGCTCTGCTGAACATCATGAAAGAAGAATCAAGAGTAATACGCAACGGGGAGACCAGAAAAGTGAACTCGAAGGAATTAGTGCCTGGGGACATCATTCTTGCCGAATCGGGCGATAGGCTGTCTGCCGACATCAGGTTGATAGAAACGAACAATCTCTCTTGCGACGAATCATTTCTCACAGGCGAATCTACCACAGTTGAGAAAAACACAGATCAACTGGATGAAGATCTTGAGATTGGCGATCGAAAGAATCTGGCTTTTGCCGGTTCAACAGTAATAACGGGTCGAGCAAAAGGGGTTGTAATTGCAACAGGCAGAAACACTGAGATCGGAAAGATTGCAGAAGTAGTTACCGGGGCCGAGCAAGGAAAAGCCCCTCTTGTAATAAGAATGGAGAAATTTACGCGTAGGATCGCGTATATAGTACTAGTTGCGGCGGCTGGATTCGCTCTCATCAGACTTCTTCAGGGATACCCTCTGTCTGACGTTTTCTTTCTCGCCGTGGCGCTCTCCGTTTCTGCCATACCCGAGGGGCTTCCCGTTGCTTTGACTGTTGCCCTTTCGGTCGCAACAAGCAGGATGGCAAAAAGGAACGTGATTGTTAGGAAGCTCGAAGCAGTTGAGAGCCTGGGAAGTTGCACGGTTATTGCGAGTGACAAAACTGGGACGCTAACTGTAAATCAGCAAACCGCCAGATTGGTGAAACTTGCTTCTGGAAAGGAATATGAGATAACTGGCGAGGGATACAACGACGAAGGGCAGTTTCAGGGAATCGATCATGAGATTCCGAAAGCTCTGAAGGAATTAATAAAAATCTCTGTCGTCGCGAATGAAGGCACTCTTGAAAAGACGAACGATCAGTGGCATCAAAGTGGCGACGCTATGGATGTTGCTCTTCTTTCGATGGCTTACAAATCGCGACTTTCGCCAAAGTCACTTCGCGAAGAGACTCGGGTTCTAAGAGAAGTTCCGTACGAATCGGAGAACAGATACTCTGCAGCCTTTTATGAAGAAGAAGGAAGGACGATTTGTGCTATGAAGGGCGCAACCGAGACGATCCTCGTGAAATGCAAAACCATGTTGAATGACAATGGAGGCAACGATAAACTCGACAGTAAAGCGATTGAAGCAAAAGCACTTTCATTAGCTGAAGACGGGTACAGAGTGTTGGCCTTTGCTTCAGGGAAAGTGGAAAATGAGGATGTTGAGATTGAGGAGATCAACGATCTTGTGTTCATCGGGCTCGTTGGATTCATAGATCCACTGAGAGCTGAAGTCAAAGATGCAGTGAGAGAAAGCCAGGAGGCGGGAGTTAGGGTCATCATGATAACCGGAGATCACCCGTCCACGGCCTTGGCAATTGCAAAAGAACTCAAAATCATCGCAGCAAACGACAAGGTTGTTACCGGCAAGGATCTGGAGAACGCCGGCGACCACGAAGGTAAGGAGTTCACTGACCTATGCCTTTCTTCTACTGTCTTTGCAAGAGTATCTCCTGTCCAGAAGCTTCATATTGTTGAAGCGCTGAAGAGAGAAGGACACTTCGTAGCAGTTACGGGTGACGGTGTAAATGACGCGCCAGCACTGCAAAGGGCGAACATTGGCGTAGCAATGGGGTCAGGTACGGATGTTGCCAAAGATACCGGTTCGATAATCATAACAGATGACAACTTCGCTTCAATAGTATCGGGAATAGAGGAAGGTAGATTCGCGTTCGCAAATGTGCGCAAAGTGATCTACCTGCTAATATCTACGGGCGCTGCGGAACTCCTGCTATTTGTTCTTGCCGTGCTGTTCAACGTTCCTCTCCCATTGGTTGCTGTCCAGATTCTTTGGTTGAATCTTGTTACCAACGGAATTCAAGATGTTGCTCTAGCCTTCGAAAAAGGCGAGCCCGGAGTCATGCGGAAGCCACCAAGAAGAACCGACCAGGGTATTTTCGACCGACTGATGATTGGAGAGACGATTTTGTCAGGGTTCTCGATGGGACTTATCGCTTTTGTTGCCTGGATGGTGCTTCTGGCTTCAGGAATGGAAGAAGGCTATGCAAGAAACTTGCTTCTTCTCCTCTTAGTCCTGATGCAGAACGTTCATGTTTTCAACTGTAGATCAGAAACTGAGTCAGCCTTTAGAGTACCCCTTAGCAGAAACTACATTCTCATTTTCGGAGTCTTTGCAGCACATGGACTTCATCTGCTTGCGATGAACACTTCCTTATTCCAGAATCTGCTCGGAGTTTCTCCGGTTTCGATTTCGCAGTGGCTTATTTTGCTGGCATGTGCGACGCCTTTGCTGA
- a CDS encoding DUF4332 domain-containing protein yields MAKLTIVEGIGPVFEKKLKDAGVNSIEALLKTCATKKARAELAKKTDILEETILTWVNHADLMRIKGIGGEYSELLEAAGVDTVPELSKRNGDNLYEKIVEVNGAKKLVRKLPAKKQVLNWIEQAKKLPRAIQY; encoded by the coding sequence ATGGCAAAGCTTACTATTGTTGAAGGAATCGGACCGGTATTTGAAAAGAAACTCAAGGATGCGGGTGTAAATTCAATCGAGGCTCTTCTGAAGACCTGCGCAACAAAGAAAGCACGGGCTGAACTTGCTAAGAAAACCGATATTCTTGAAGAGACTATCCTTACCTGGGTGAATCACGCAGACTTGATGAGAATCAAAGGAATCGGGGGGGAATACTCCGAGCTTCTTGAAGCCGCCGGAGTCGACACGGTGCCAGAACTTTCTAAGAGAAACGGTGATAACCTATATGAAAAGATAGTAGAAGTAAATGGGGCTAAGAAGCTTGTGCGAAAACTTCCAGCTAAGAAGCAGGTTCTTAACTGGATAGAACAGGCTAAGAAGCTGCCAAGAGCAATACAGTACTGA
- a CDS encoding DUF937 domain-containing protein encodes MSLFDMISEKLNDEETSSMVAKSVGTTPDKVQKVTQLGLPALSQGLVRNSSTKEGAESLNRALDKHQDESFDNVKFVI; translated from the coding sequence ATGAGCTTATTCGATATGATATCGGAAAAGCTAAATGACGAGGAAACATCTTCAATGGTTGCGAAGTCTGTTGGAACTACTCCAGACAAGGTACAGAAGGTAACTCAGCTGGGACTGCCAGCACTATCGCAGGGGCTCGTACGAAACTCCTCTACCAAAGAAGGAGCCGAATCACTAAACAGAGCTCTGGATAAGCATCAAGATGAAAGCTTTGATAACGTGAAATTCGTCATTTGA